The genomic interval CACACAACCCCGCGAGGCGGACCGGACACGCAAACCTCCCAGGTCCATACCCTACCAGAGGTTGCTGACGCGTCCTCCCTGTCAGGACGGGTTGCTCGCGCCCCACGTCATGGGTCGTCTGAAATGCGAACGGGCCGGCCTCCCAGGGGAAGCCGGCCCGCGTGACGCACGTCCTTGCGGAGCGGTCGTTACTTGACGTTGACCGCCGCCCAGGCGGCGTTCACGGCGTTGTACTCGGTGCTGTTCGCGCCGTAGAGGTCCGTGGCCGCCGCGAGGGTGGCCGTGCGCGCACCGGCGTACTTGGTGCTCGAGGTCATCTTCACGGTGAGCGCGCGGTACCAGATCTTCCCGGCCTTGTCCTTGCCAATGCCCGTCACGGCCGCGCCGTTGCAGGTGGGGCTCGCCGGGTTGGCGTTGGAGCCCTGCGCCAGCAGGTAGAAGAAGTGGTTGCCGATGCCGCTGGAGGCGTGGACATCCAGGTTGCCCACGGTGCTGGAGTAGCAGTCCGGCGACTTGCCATCCAGCGAGGGCTTGTGCATGTAACGCAGCGCATCCCCGCTCTTCGCCGGCGTGTAGATCTCCTCGCCGATGAGGAAGTCGCCCGGGTCATTGGCGTTGGCGGCGTAGAACTCCACCAGCGAGCCGAAGATGTCGCTGGTCGCCTCGTTGAGGCCTCCGGACTCACCCGAGTAGACGAGGCCCGCGGTGCGGCTCGTCACGCCGTGGGTCATCTCGTGGCCGGCCACGTCCAGCGAGATGAGCGGGGTGAACGTGCTGCCGTCGCCATCGCCGTACGTCATGCAGAAGCAGCTGTCCTGCCAGAAGGCGTTGTTGTAGCGCGTGCCGTAGTGCACCCGGCTGTAGCCCGTGCCACCCGTGCCGTTGATGCCGTTCCGGCCGTGGACGTTCTTGTAATAGTCGTACGTCACCTGCTGGCCGTAGTGGGCGTCCACGCCCGCGGTCGCGGTGTCCGCCGTGGTGCCGCTGCCCCAGACGTTGTCGGTGTCCTTGAAGACGGCGTTCGTCGGGTAATTGACCGTGTAGAAGCCGCCGCGCGACGGGTCGCGCAGCTCGTACCCGCCGGTGACCGAGTTGGTGCCGATGGACACGGTGCCCGAGTAGAGCGACTTGCCCGAGCCCGTGGCGGCGGCGGTGTGGACGCCCTCCCACTTCTCGCGGATCTGCCCCGTCTTCGCGTCCACCAGCACGTGCAGCTCGCTCGGGGTGGCGCCATCCTCCTGGAGCCCCTCGAGGATGACCTCGTAGGCGAGCGCGGCCTTGTCCTCACGCGCGTCGATGACCAGCTCCGCGCTGCCGGGCCCCTGGCGCTGGCCGGCGAACACCTTCTCGGCGAGCACCACGGCCCCGGCGCCATCGAACACCGGCTTCACATCCAGCCCGCGCAGCGAGGCCTGGCTGTTGAGGGTCACCGACTTCAGCAGGCCCGTCTCGGACTGGTGCACCACGAAGTCACCGCCGATGGTCCGCAGGCCCCGGTAGCGCTTGTCGAAGCGGACGTGCTCCTCGCCCGAGTCATCCTTGAAGACCGAACGGACCACCAGCTCTTCCTCGGGGGTGCGCATGCCCAGGTTCTGCTGGGCCCGCTTCACCGCGCTGGAGAGCTCCACCTCATCGTGGACCTCTCGCGAGGAAGTCACCGTGGGGGAATCCGCTCCGTCACAACCAACCAGGGTCAACGTCGTCAGCGCAGCCAACAAGTGACGCTTCATGTGAACGCTCCGGGGGATTACTGCGAGGCGCGCTTCTTATACACGGAACTTATTTTCCTGCAAAACAAGAATTGAATGGGAGACCAACAATCTCCCTGAATTGGCTTTGGCCGCGCAGACAAGCACTGTCCTTGTTTTTTTACACTGACCCAAGAATCACAACACGAGGTGCGCCACTTCCAACGCAAAGCCCTTGGCCTTCAGGTCCACCAGCACCTGGCGCAGCTTCTGGGAGATGAGCACCCGCGGTTCAGGACGAAGTTCGCCCCGGCGGACTCCGAACAGCTTGTCCGTGCGGAACCAGTCGCCAGGCTCCGCACTCCGCTGAGAGAGATATAACTCGGAGAGCGGGTTCAACCCCACCAGGTGCCCTTTGGGGCACCGGTACGTCCCTGGCTCGTCCAAGTCGAACAGGTTGATTCCGGCGCGTGTTTGCGGACTGACTTCCAAAGCCTTGGACGTCACGATGAGCTGACGCCACTCAGAGGGCTCCGGGCCTTTACGCCCACAGTGCATGACGGGCCGGTAGTCCGCGCCTTGAATCCCATGCGCACTCAAGGCATTCACCAGCCGCGAAGAGATGACCATTTCCCCAGCGATTGTCTGGGAAATGTCTTTTCCTTTCGGAATGCGGCGAGTATCGAGCCGGAGTTCAGACAGCTGATGCCCGCCCGCTCCACAGTGTTTGCAGGCAGCCGATTCATCATACGTGGTGCCACACATGGAGCCTGAGGGCTCGAAGCGAGCGCGCGGAACCAGCTCCAACAATGCTGCGGCGCGAAGCTCACTTTCCGAGTAGGCCCGGTGAATCTCCGAGTAGATGAAGAAGAATTCGCCCCGGGCCCGGTGCTTACGCTGAATCTCACCAATTCTCTGGACCTGTGCATCCGCGAGCGGAAGCACCACCCGGCGCAAGGTGTCGCTGAGTGGGACACCCAACCCTGGCTCCAGAAACTTTCGTGCCAGCGCCTCGTCGATTCGAAACTCGATGGTTTCGCGCATGCTCAGGGCTCGATCCCAACAAGTTGGGGGATTGGATACTTCGAGTAGACCCGGGCACGGTTGACTCATGTGAGGTGAGCCACTTCCAGCCCGAAACCCTTGGCCTTCAGGTCTACCAGCACCTGGCGCAGCTTCTGGGAGATGAGCACCTTCGGCTCCGGGCGAAGCTCACCTCGCCGCACCCCAAACCCTTTGTCCGTGCGGAACCAATCGCTCTCCTCCACACTGCTTCGCTGGACATACAACTCCGAGAGCAGCCCCAAACCCGCGATGTGTCCCCGTGGGCACCGGTACTCGCCCTCTTCGTCCAAATCAAACGGTCCCTTGCCAGCCAGGGTTTTGCTGCTGAGCAGTAAGGGCTGCGACTGAATGATGAGTTGCTTCCATTCCGATGGCTCCAGCCCATAACGCCCCTTGTGCATCACCGGCCGGTATTCCGCTCCCCGGATGCCCTGCTGTTCCAAGGCTCGCACCAGCCTCGGCGAAACCACGATTTCACCTGCGATGGTGCGTGCAATGTCTTTCCCCTTGGGAACGTGTCTGGTGTTGAGGATGAGTTCAGACTTCTGCAATGCGCCGGCACCACACGCTGGGCATTCCGAGGACTCATCATATTGGGTGCCACACATAGCGCCCGGTGGCTCGAAGCCCGACTGGATCATGAGCCTCAACAGTTCAGCAGCTTGAAGTTCCTTCCCGGAGTACCTCCTGCGAATTTCCCAGTAGATGAAGAAGGACTTCCCCTTGGCCTGCTGCTCACGCTGAATCTCCTGAATCTGCTGGAGGCGCGCATCCGTGGTGGGCAACACCACCCGGCGAAGGGTCTTTCCCAGTGGGACTCCCAATCCTGGTTCCAGGAACTTCCTCGCGAGTTCCTCATCGACGCGAACTTCCAGGGTCTCACGCACAACTAGGGCTCGATTCCGACCAACTGCGGGATGGGATACTGCTCGTACACCCGGATCAGGATATTCATCAGGTCTTGTTTGCTCGGAGGCCGCTCCTGTCCATAGCGCCATTCCAGGCGGAACGCTTGCGTGATGGCCTTGTGGTAGGCGGTGGGCAGCCGGTACGTCGTGCCCTGTGAGGAGCCACCCAGGTACAGCGGAACGGCGTGGTGGTTCTGGTACCCTGCGCTGTCGGGGTACAGCGCCTTGGCCTCCGCCAACCGCTTCCAGTAGAGCTGGCGTGTCCGCTCCACTCCTTGCGCGTCTGCCGTACGCCGCATCCCCTCGGCAGGCAGGCCCGGCGCGGGCCGGGGCGTCCTCAGCGCTGGGGGTCTCCGGAAACCTGGGCTTCCCCCTCTCCGCACCGGCCGGTGCACCTGGAGGCTCTCACCAGCGTCTACCTCCTCCCGATGCGCGGGCTTCGAGGCCGTACAGCCCAGCAATACACCCAGTAAGAGTCCTACCGCCCACTTCAGCATCGCGTTCCCCCCTCGCGCTCCCGACTTCCCGGAGCGTACACCTCGCACGGCCCTTCTCGCGGTAGGCTGCGCGCCGCGTCCCGTGCTACCGGCGGGCGTCCTCAGAAACCGGCCCAGGAGCCCCCGCGATGTCGTCCTCCACGCCCCACTACAAGCCCAACCTGCGCGACCTGTACTTCAACCTCTTCGAGTTCCTCGACATCGGCCGGACCTCCCTCGGCAAGGGAACCTTCGGCGACCTCGACGAGACGGCCGCCCGCCAGACCCTGGAGACGTTCGCCCAGGTGGCCGTGAACGAGATTGCCCCCAGCTTCTCCGAGTCCGACCACCACCCGCCCGTCCTCAAGGACGGCGAAGTCACCCTGCCGCCGCTGCTCAAGCGCTCCATCACCGCCTTCTACGACTCGGGCATGAACCTGTTGGATCTGCCCGCCCACATGGGCGGTCTGGGCGCCCCGCCCAGCCTCGGCTGGGCCGCCTTCGAGTTGCTCGCCGGCGCCAACCCCGCCACCGCCTTCTATTCGCTCGGCACCCTGGTCTCCCGCGTCATCGACATGCTGGGCACCGAGTCCCAGAAGCGCCGCTACCTGCCCGCCATCACCGAGCGCCGGTGGATCGGCACCATGGTGCTCACCGAGCCCGATGCCGGCAGCGACGTGGGCGCCGCGCGCACCCGTGCCCGCCACGTGGGTGGCGATGTCTGGGAAATCGAGGGCGTGAAGCGCTTCATCACCAGCGGTGAGCACGACGCCTCGGAGAACATCATCAACATGGTGCTCGCCCGCCCCGAGGGCGCCGGCCCCGGCACCAAGGGCCTGTCCCTCTTCATCGTCCCCAAATTCTGGGTGGAGGAGGACGGCCGGCTCGGTGAGCGCAACGGCGTGGTCTGCACCAACCTCGAAAAGAAGATGGGCATCAAGGGCTCCGTCACCTGCGAGATGACGTTCGGCGACGGCAAGCCCGCGCGCGGCCTGCTCCTGGGCGAGGTGCACGAGGGCATCCGCCAGATGTTCCACATCATCGAGCAGGCGCGCATGGCCGTGGGCATCAAGTCCATGGCCACGCTGTCCACCGCCTACCTCAACGCCCTGGCCTTCACGCGCGAGCGCGTCCAGGGCTCGGACCTGCTCGCCGCGCGCGACAAGAGCGCCCCCCGCGTCGCCATCCAGCGCCACCCGGACGTGCGCCGCATGCTCATGGCGCAGAAGGCCCACGCCGAGGGCATGCGCGCCCTCGTGCTCTTCACCGCCTCCATCCAGGATCAGGTCGCCCTCAAGGGCGGCCACCGCGCCACCGAGGCCGCCGAGCTGGATGCCGTCAACGACCTGCTCTTGCCGCTCGTGAAGGGCTACAACTCGGAGAAGGCCTACGAGCTGCTCTCCGTGTCCCTCCAGTGCCTGGGCGGCTCGGGTTACCTGGCCGACTACCCCATCGAGCAGTACATCCGCGACCAGAAGATCGACTCGCTCTACGAGGGCACCACGCACATCCAGGCCCTGGACCTGCTCCTGCGCAAGGTGGCGCGCGATGGCGGCGCCACCCTCCAGGGGCTGCTCGGGCGGGTGCGCGAGACGGCGAACTCGGAGGTGGGCGGCAAGGAGCTGGAGACGGAGCGCGCCGCGCTGGGCCAGGCCCTGACGGAGGTAGAGACGATGCTCGGCGCCTTGATGGGCAAGCTGGGGGAGTCGCTCTACCACGTCGGCTTCCAGGGCAACCGGGTCCTCATGTCCGTGGCGGAGCTCATCATTGGCTGGCTGCTCGTCCAGCATGCGGCCGTGGCGCTGGAGCGCTCCCGGGTGAACCCGGGCGACAAGGCGTTCTACGTGGGCAAGCTGGCCTCGGCGCGCTGGTTCTGCCGAGAGGTGCTCCCGGGACTGGGCCACGCCGCCCGGATGGTGGAGCGCAGCACGCTGGATCTCATGGAGGTCCCCGAGGAATCCTTCTGATTCCTGCACCTTCTCTACCGCCGGGCAATCCACATTGACTTACCCGGCCTGGCGGTAGAGCCTGCGCGCTCCGAGTGAACATTGGAGGTCTGATGTCCAGCAGCAAAACGGCCCCCACCACGTATGAGGTGGTTCAGGAGCCCGAGCCACACCCGGCCCGTACGGCCGCCATCCTCAAGGCGCACCCCGAAGTGCGGAAGCTCTTCGGGCGCACCCCCGCCACCGCGCTGCTCGTGCCGCTGATCCTCGTGGTCCAGTTCGGCATGGCCTATCTGGTGAGAGATCAGCCCTGGTGGGTCATCGTCCTGGCGGCCTACACGCTGGGCGCGCTGGTGAACAACACCTGCTACGTCATCATCCACGAGGCCACGCACAGCCTCATCTTCAAGGGGCGGGCGGCCAACCTGCTGACGGCCATCGGGGCGGACTTGGTGCACGTCATTCCATCGGCGGCCACCTTCACCCGCTTCCACCTGGTGCACCACCGGCACCAGGGCGAGTTCGACCTGGATGCGGACCTGCCCTCGCACGCCGAGGCGAAACTGGTGGGCAACAGCACCGTCATGAAGGCGCTGTGGATCACCTTTTTCCCGCTCATGCAGGCGCTGCGCATGCCCCGCTTCTCCAAGCTCATCTCCTTCTGGGAGCCTTGGACGGTGGTCAACGCGCTCGCGGTGTTCTCCGTGGACGCCGCGGTGTTCTTCCTGATGGGGCCGTGGGCCTTCCTCTACGTGGTGCTGAGCATCTTCTTCTCCATCGGCCTGCACCCGCTGGGCGGACGGCTCATCCAGGAGCACTTCATCATCTCCCACCCGCAGGAGACGTACTCCTATTACGGGCCGTGGAACATCAGCGCGCTCAATGTGGGCTACCACAATGAGCACCATGACTTCTCCGCCGTGCCCTGGAACCGGCTGCCCCAGGTCAAGGCGGCGGCGCCCGAGTTCTACGACACCCTGGTGTCGCACCGCTCGTGGACGGGCCTGCTGGTGCGCTTCATCACCGATCCCTCGATGAGCCTCTACAGCCGCATCACCCGGCCCGGCGGG from Stigmatella aurantiaca carries:
- a CDS encoding acyl-CoA dehydrogenase — its product is MSSSTPHYKPNLRDLYFNLFEFLDIGRTSLGKGTFGDLDETAARQTLETFAQVAVNEIAPSFSESDHHPPVLKDGEVTLPPLLKRSITAFYDSGMNLLDLPAHMGGLGAPPSLGWAAFELLAGANPATAFYSLGTLVSRVIDMLGTESQKRRYLPAITERRWIGTMVLTEPDAGSDVGAARTRARHVGGDVWEIEGVKRFITSGEHDASENIINMVLARPEGAGPGTKGLSLFIVPKFWVEEDGRLGERNGVVCTNLEKKMGIKGSVTCEMTFGDGKPARGLLLGEVHEGIRQMFHIIEQARMAVGIKSMATLSTAYLNALAFTRERVQGSDLLAARDKSAPRVAIQRHPDVRRMLMAQKAHAEGMRALVLFTASIQDQVALKGGHRATEAAELDAVNDLLLPLVKGYNSEKAYELLSVSLQCLGGSGYLADYPIEQYIRDQKIDSLYEGTTHIQALDLLLRKVARDGGATLQGLLGRVRETANSEVGGKELETERAALGQALTEVETMLGALMGKLGESLYHVGFQGNRVLMSVAELIIGWLLVQHAAVALERSRVNPGDKAFYVGKLASARWFCREVLPGLGHAARMVERSTLDLMEVPEESF
- a CDS encoding M4 family metallopeptidase, which translates into the protein MKRHLLAALTTLTLVGCDGADSPTVTSSREVHDEVELSSAVKRAQQNLGMRTPEEELVVRSVFKDDSGEEHVRFDKRYRGLRTIGGDFVVHQSETGLLKSVTLNSQASLRGLDVKPVFDGAGAVVLAEKVFAGQRQGPGSAELVIDAREDKAALAYEVILEGLQEDGATPSELHVLVDAKTGQIREKWEGVHTAAATGSGKSLYSGTVSIGTNSVTGGYELRDPSRGGFYTVNYPTNAVFKDTDNVWGSGTTADTATAGVDAHYGQQVTYDYYKNVHGRNGINGTGGTGYSRVHYGTRYNNAFWQDSCFCMTYGDGDGSTFTPLISLDVAGHEMTHGVTSRTAGLVYSGESGGLNEATSDIFGSLVEFYAANANDPGDFLIGEEIYTPAKSGDALRYMHKPSLDGKSPDCYSSTVGNLDVHASSGIGNHFFYLLAQGSNANPASPTCNGAAVTGIGKDKAGKIWYRALTVKMTSSTKYAGARTATLAAATDLYGANSTEYNAVNAAWAAVNVK
- a CDS encoding fatty acid desaturase gives rise to the protein MSSSKTAPTTYEVVQEPEPHPARTAAILKAHPEVRKLFGRTPATALLVPLILVVQFGMAYLVRDQPWWVIVLAAYTLGALVNNTCYVIIHEATHSLIFKGRAANLLTAIGADLVHVIPSAATFTRFHLVHHRHQGEFDLDADLPSHAEAKLVGNSTVMKALWITFFPLMQALRMPRFSKLISFWEPWTVVNALAVFSVDAAVFFLMGPWAFLYVVLSIFFSIGLHPLGGRLIQEHFIISHPQETYSYYGPWNISALNVGYHNEHHDFSAVPWNRLPQVKAAAPEFYDTLVSHRSWTGLLVRFITDPSMSLYSRITRPGGIKRRILTGGVGRVPDSVSSLEQPPVQPAA